In the genome of Neovison vison isolate M4711 chromosome 3, ASM_NN_V1, whole genome shotgun sequence, one region contains:
- the COPS7B gene encoding COP9 signalosome complex subunit 7b, with the protein MAGEQKPSSNLLEQFILLAKGTSGSALTALISQVLEAPGVYVFGELLELANVQELAEGANAAYLQLLNLFAYGTYPDYIANKESLPELSTAQQNKLKHLTIVSLASRMKCIPYSVLLKDLEMRNLRELEDLIIEAVYTDIIQGKLDQRNQLLEVDFCIGRDIQKKDINNIVKTLHEWCDGCEAVLLGIEQQVLRANQYKENHSRTQQQVEAEVTNIKKTLKATASSSAQEMEQQLAERECPPHAEQRQPTKKMSKVKGLVSSRH; encoded by the exons ATGGCAGGTGAACAGAAACCCTCAAGTAATCTCCTGGAACAGTTTATTTTACTAGCCAAAGGTACCAGTGGCTCAGCCCTCACTGCTCTCATAAGCCAAGTGTTGGAGGCTCCTGGAGTATATGTCTTTGGAGAACTGCTGGAGCTGGCCAATGTTCAGGAG cTTGCGGAAGGAGCTAATGCTGCATATTTGCAGTTGCTGAACCTCTTCGCCTATGGAACATACCCAGATTACATAG CCAACAAGGAGAGCCTGCCAGAACTGAGCACAGCTCAGCAGAACAAGCTGAAACACCTTACCATCGTGAGCTTGGCATCGAGAATGAAG TGTATCCCCTACTCTGTGCTGCTGAAGGACCTGGAGATGCGGAATCTCCGGGAACTAGAAGACCTCATCATTGAGGCTGTCTACACTGACATCATCCAGGGGAAGCTGGACCAGCGAAACCAGCTGCTGGAAGTGGATTTCTGCATTGGCCGTGACATCCAAAAGAAGGATATCAATAATATTGTCAAGACCTTGCATGAATG GTGCGATGGCTGCGAAGCAGTTCTGCTAGGCATCGAGCAGCAAGTTCTGCGAGCCAACCAGTACAAGGAGAACCACAGCCGAACTCagcagcaggtagaggcagag GTTACCAACATTAAGAAGACACTCAAAGCCACCGCCTCCTCCTCGGCTCAGGAGATGGAGCAACAGTTGGCTGAACGGGAGTGTCCTCCTCACGCTGAGCAGAGGCAGCCCACCAAGAAGATGTCCAAAGTGAAAGGTCTGGTCTCCAGCCGCCACTAG